From Salvia splendens isolate huo1 chromosome 16, SspV2, whole genome shotgun sequence, a single genomic window includes:
- the LOC121771101 gene encoding endoglucanase 19-like yields the protein MAGLFLLVIFLLSPAPATLAGHDYGEALSKSILFFEAQRSGYLPDNQRVQWRGDSGLSDGKISGVDLVGGYYDAGDNVKFGLPMAFTVTMMSWSIIEYGGQIDSGGELQHAVDAVKWGTDYFIKAHPQPYVLYGEVGDGNTDHYCWQRPEDMSTSRAAYKIDADHPGSDLAAETAAAMAAASIVFRSYNSSYSAELLQHAHQLFEFADKYRGKYDSSITVAQKYYRSVSGYADELLWGAAWLYKATNNEYYLDYLGYNGDALGGTGWSITEFGWDVKYAGVQTLVAQLLMAGKGGKHTQIFKRYKDKAEFFMCSCNARRTPGGLIFRQPWNNMQFVTTASFLMSVYSDYLTSASTSLACPNRPVSPSQLLALAKSQVDYILGDNPRATSYMVGYGKNYPQQVHHRASSIVSHKVDPSFVSCRGGYASWFNRKASDPNILTGAVVGGPDAYDNFVDHRDNYEQTEPATYNTAPLVGVLARLHAGHNGYNQLLSVELPETKNPKPVTNRRQGLIIVEQNVTNSWIAEGKTFYRYSAIVSNKSSKKLKNLKLRILNIHGPLWGLTKSGDDYFFPKWMEFLGAGKTMEFVYIQPASPAQVLVSSYTLV from the exons atggctggcctatttctACTAGTCATTTTTTTACTTTCTCCGGCGCCGGCGACATTGGCCGGACATGACTACGGCGAAGCTCTAAGCAAGAGCATTCTCTTCTTTGAAGCTCAGAGATCCGGCTACTTGCCCGACAACCAGAGAGTTCAATGGCGGGGCGATTCCGGCCTCAGCGACGGCAAAATCAGCGGG GTGGATCTTGTCGGAGGGTACTATGACGCCGGAGACAATGTGAAATTTGGACTGCCGATGGCTTTTACGGTTACTATGATGAGCTGGAGCATTATCGAATACGGCGGCCAGATTGATAGCGGCGGCGAACTTCAGCATGCCGTCGACGCCGTTAAGTGGGGGACTGATTATTTCATCAAAGCTCATCCCCAACCTTATGTGCTCTATGGGGAG GTTGGAGATGGAAACACAGATCACTACTGTTGGCAAAGACCAGAGGACATGAGCACCTCAAGAGCTGCCTACAAGATTGACGCCGATCACCCGGGATCCGACCTTGCCGCCGAGACTGCTGCTGCCATGGCTGCCGCTTCCATTGTCTTCCGCTCCTACAACTCCTCCTACTCCGCGGAGCTTCTCCAACATGCTCATCAg CTATTTGAATTTGCGGACAAGTACAGAGGCAAATATGATAGTAGCATCACGGTAGCGCAGAAATACTACCGTTCTGTCAGTGGATACGCC GATGAATTGTTGTGGGGCGCTGCATGGTTGTACAAGGCAACAAACAATGAGTACTACTTGGATTACCTAGGGTACAACGGCGATGCACTTGGCGGAACTGGATGGTCCATCACTGAATTTGGTTGGGATGTTAAATATGCCGGAGTTCAAACCCTCGTTGCCCAG CTCCTAATGGCCGGGAAAGGTGGTAAGCACACACAAATATTCAAGCGATACAAAGACAAGGCTGAGTTTTTCATGTGCTCGTGCAATGCACGACGAACTCCTGGCGGCCTCATTTTCCGGCAACCATGGAACAATATGCAGTTTGTTACCACTGCTTCCTTTCTCATGTCTGTCTACTCCGATTATCTAACCTCTGCTTCCACCTCCCTCGCTTGCCCTAACCGCCCCGTCTCTCCCTCCCAACTTCTTGCCTTGGCTAAATCTCAG GTGGACTACATTCTTGGAGACAACCCTCGAGCAACGAGCTACATGGTGGGGTACGGGAAGAACTACCCTCAACAAGTGCACCATAGAGCTTCTTCCATTGTATCACACAAAGTGGATCCTTCATTTGTCAGCTGCAGGGGAGGCTATGCTTCTTGGTTTAACAGAAAGGCCAGTGATCCTAACATTCTCACAGGCGCTGTTGTAGGCGGCCCCGATGCTTATGACAACTTCGTCGACCACAGAGACAATTATgaacaaaccgaaccggccacCTACAACACTGCCCCTCTTGTTGGCGTGTTGGCCCGCTTACACGCTGGTCACAACGGCTACAATCAGCTGCTTTCAGTCGAGCTGCCAGAGACGAAGAATCCGAAACCAGTCACAAATCGACGCCAAG GGTTGATTATTGTTGAGCAGAATGTGACGAATTCCTGGATTGCAGAAGGCAAGACTTTCTATAGATACTCGGCTATAGTGAGCAACAAATCTTCTAAGAAATTAAAGAATTTGAAGCTTCGTATATTGAATATACACGGGCCTCTTTGGGGTCTCACGAAATCCGGTGATGATTACTTTTTCCCAAAATGGATGGAGTTTTTGGGCGCAGGGAAGACTATGGAGTTCGTGTATATTCAGCCGGCCTCACCAGCGCAAGTTTTGGTGTCAAGTTACACTCTAGTATAG
- the LOC121771102 gene encoding uncharacterized protein LOC121771102 produces MALRRMLGFSDGELMRSDAKPCSRLMRHTAGICSVGGALGFWTLCRLYYGPRITVPRTLRWAACGAVSMSASTALLVRLLSPECEPQNIAAYDQKR; encoded by the exons ATGGCTCTAAGGCGTATGCTTGGATTCTCTGATGGAGAATTGATGCGATCGGATGCAAAACCATGTTCGCGGCTGATGAGGCACACTGCTGGAATTTGTTCAGTTGGGGGAGCATTGGGCTTTTGGACTCTCTGCCGCCTGTATTATG GTCCTAGAATAACAGTTCCTCGAACTCTTAGGTGGGCTGCCTGTGGTGCTGTCTCTATGAGCGCATCCACAGCTTTGTTGGTTCGTCTACTCAGCCCTGAATGTGAACCCCAAAACATAGCTGCCTACGACCAGAAACGATAA